The Falco naumanni isolate bFalNau1 chromosome 1, bFalNau1.pat, whole genome shotgun sequence genome window below encodes:
- the LOC121082453 gene encoding nucleoside diphosphate kinase, which yields MAANAERTFIAIKPDGVQRGLVGEIIKRFEQKGFRLVAMKLVHASEDLLKQHYIDLKDRPFYPGLVKYMNSGPIVAMVWEGLNVVKTGRVMLGETNPADSKPGTIRGDFCIQVGRNIIHGSDSVESAQKEINLWFKPAELVDFKSCAHDWIYE from the exons ATGGCGGCCAACGCCGAGCGCACCTTCATCGCCATCAAACCCGACGGCGTCCAGCgggggctggtgggggagaTCATCAAGCGGTTCGAGCAGAAGGGCTTCCGCCTGGTGGCCATGAAGCTCGTGCAC GCTTCTGAAGACCTTCTCAAACAACATTATATTGACCTGAAAGACCGACCGTTCTACCCAGGTTTGGTGAAATATATGAACTCTGGACCCATTGTGGCCATG GTATGGGAAGGACTCAACGTGGTTAAAACGGGGAGAGTAATGCTAGGGGAAACAAACCCGGCGGACTCTAAGCCTGGTACCATCCGTGGTGACTTCTGCATTCAAGTAGGAAG AAACATCATTCACGGCAGCGACTCGGTAGAAAGCGCGCAGAAGGAGATCAACCTGTGGTTCAAACCTGCGGAGCTTGTTGACTTCAAATCTTGTGCACATGATTGGATCTATGAGTGA
- the LOC121082452 gene encoding nucleoside diphosphate kinase-like: MASIAERTFIAIKPDGVQRGLVGEIIKRFEQKGFKLVAMKLIHASEDLLREHYIDLKDRPFYDGLVQYMHSGPVVAMVWEGLNVVKTGRVMLGETNPFDSKPGTIRGDLCVQIGRNIIHGSDSVESAETEVNLWFTPEELVDYRSCAHEWIYD, from the exons ATGGCTTCTATCGCCGAGCGCACCTTCATCGCCATCAAGCCTGACGGAGTCCAGCGGGGACTGGTGGGAGAAATCATCAAGCGGTTTGAGCAGAAAGGATTCAAACTGGTGGCCATGAAGTTAATTCAC GCCTCCGAAGACCTTCTGAGAGAACACTACATTGACCTGAAAGACCGGCCGTTCTATGATGGGCTGGTGCAGTACATGCACTCTGGACCTGTTGTAGCTATG gtgtggGAAGGTCTTAATGTGGTTAAGACTGGAAGGGTGATGCTGGGGGAAACTAATCCATTCGATTCAAAGCCTGGCACTATTCGTGGTGACCTCTGCGTTCAGATTGGAAG gaACATCATTCATGGAAGTGATTCTGTAGAAAGTGCTGAGACAGAGGTCAATTTATGGTTCACTCCTGAAGAGCTGGTCGATTACAGAAGCTGTGCTCATGAGTGGATCTATGACTGA